Proteins encoded together in one Impatiens glandulifera chromosome 1, dImpGla2.1, whole genome shotgun sequence window:
- the LOC124918040 gene encoding 40S ribosomal protein S9-2-like, which produces MVHVNFYRNYGKTFKKPRRPYEKERLDAELKLVGEYGLRCKRELWRVQYALSRIRNNARMLLTLDEKNPRRIFEGDALLRRMNRYGLLDESQNKLDYVLALTVENFLERRLQTLVFKSGMAKSIHHARVLIRQRHIRVGRQVVNIASFMVKVDSQKHIDFSLTSPFGGGQPGRVKRKNQKAAAKKAGGGGGDEEDEE; this is translated from the exons ATGGGAAGACATTTAAGAAGCCACGTCGTCCCTATGAGAAGGAACGATTAGATGCTGAATTGAAGCTTGTGGGAGAGTATGGTCTTCGGTGCAAGAGGGAATTATGGAGAGTTCAATATGCATTGAGTCGCATTCGTAACAACGCTAGGATGCTTCTCACCCTTGATGAGAAAAACCCTCGCCGAATCTTTGAAGGTGATGCTCTTCTAAGGAGGATGAACCGTTATGGTCTTCTTGACGAGAGTCAAAATAAGCTTGATTATGTTCTTGCCTTGACTGTTGAAAACTTCCTTGAGCGTCGTCTCCAAACCCTTGTTTTCAAATCCGGTATGGCCAAGTCCATCCACCATGCCCGTGTCCTCATTAGACAAAGGCATATCAG GGTTGGGAGGCAAGTTGTGAATATTGCTTCATTCATGGTGAAAGTTGATTCACAGAAACACATTGATTTCTCGCTTACAAGCCCGTTCGGAGGAGGTCAACCCGGTAGGGTTAAGCGAAAGAATCAGAAAGCTGCCGCCAAGAAAgctggtggtggtggaggagatgaagaagatgaagaataa
- the LOC124920373 gene encoding F-box/kelch-repeat protein At1g74510-like isoform X1 has protein sequence MYSSANRSDDEHRIISIHHSPSLSCLEIGDESFAFVIFSIMLEGPSYLVSMDLPSSCELERKWIYNTSCVIELCNGKRTKIDQSVQRQKTNQSADHHRHQSNSGTLINQIGRDMSINCLLQCSRSDYSSIASLNRDFRALIRSGELYRLRRKLGIVEHWVYFSCNLLEWEAFDPISRRWMHLPRMTSNECFMCSDKESLAVGNELLVFGKEIMSHVVYKYSILTNSWSSGAEMNEPRCLFGSASLGEIAIVAGGCDSEGNILRSAELYDSETGTWVRLPNMSNPRKMCSGVFMDGKFYVIGGIGIGQGNSNLLCAEVYDLETMTWHEIPNMFPNFNLEAGAVEMPATAKAPPLVAVVRNELYAACYAEKEVKKYDKEKNSWGKVGSLPERAVSMNGWGLAFRACGDRLIVIGGPRSLGKGTIELNGWAPNDGESEWEILARKPLGSFVYNCTVMGC, from the exons ATGTACAGTTCGGCAAACAGATCAGATGATGAACATCGTATAATTTCAATTCATCACTCTCCTTCCTTGTCCTGTTTAGAAATCG GAGACGAATCCTTTGCTTTTGTTATCTTTTCCATCATGTTGGAAGGACCGTCGTATCTAGTTTCCATGGATTTACCTAGTTCATGTGAGCTTGAGAGGAAATGGATTTACAATACTTCATGTGTAATCGAGCTTTGTAATGGAAAGAGGACGAAGATTGATCAATCTGTTCAGAGACAGAAAACGAATCAATCGGCTGATCATCATCGTCATCAGTCGAATTCAGGAACACTAATCAATCAAATTGGCCGTGACATGTCGATTAACTGTCTCCTTCAATGCTCGAGATCGGATTACTCGTCAATTGCATCTTTAAACAGAGACTTTCGTGCACTAATTCGTAGTGGAGAATTATACAGGCTGAGACGAAAACTAGGTATTGTTGAACATTGGGTTTATTTCTCGTGTAACTTGCTGGAATGGGAAGCTTTTGATCCTATAAGCCGTAGATGGATGCATTTACCACGAATGACGTCGAATGAATGTTTTATGTGTTCTGATAAGGAATCATTGGCGGTTGGAAATGAACTTCTTGTGTTTGGAAAAGAGATTATGTCGCATGTTGTTTATAAATACAGCATATTGACAAACAGTTGGTCATCCGGTGCTGAAATGAACGAGCCAAGATGCTTATTTGGATCAGCTAGTTTGGGGGAAATCGCGATAGTAGCAGGGGGGTGTGATTCGGAAGGAAACATATTGAGGTCGGCCGAGCTTTATGATTCGGAAACAGGAACATGGGTTCGCCTGCCCAACATGTCAAACCCTAGAAAAATGTGTTCTGGAGTGTTTATGGATGGTAAATTCTATGTAATAGGTGGGATTGGAATTGGTCAAGGGAATTCGAATTTGCTTTGTGCAGAAGTTTATGATTTGGAGACTATGACTTGGCATGAAATTCCGAACATGTTTCCTAACTTTAATCTAGAAGCTGGGGCGGTTGAGATGCCGGCTACTGCGAAAGCGCCTCCTTTAGTGGCGGTTGTTAGAAATGAACTTTACGCGGCTTGTTATGCAGAGAAGGAAGTTAAGAAGTACGATAAGGAGAAGAATTCGTGGGGGAAAGTTGGTAGTTTGCCGGAGAGGGCGGTTTCGATGAACGGTTGGGGACTTGCGTTTAGGGCTTGCGGAGATAGGCTTATTGTTATCGGTGGACCGAGATCTTTAGGTAAAGGTACTATAGAGTTGAATGGTTGGGCACCAAATGATGGAGAAAGTGAATGGGAGATCTTAGCTAGAAAGCCTTTGGGAAGTTTTGTCTATAACTGTACTGTAATGGGTTGCTGA
- the LOC124920373 gene encoding F-box/kelch-repeat protein At1g74510-like isoform X2 has product MLEGPSYLVSMDLPSSCELERKWIYNTSCVIELCNGKRTKIDQSVQRQKTNQSADHHRHQSNSGTLINQIGRDMSINCLLQCSRSDYSSIASLNRDFRALIRSGELYRLRRKLGIVEHWVYFSCNLLEWEAFDPISRRWMHLPRMTSNECFMCSDKESLAVGNELLVFGKEIMSHVVYKYSILTNSWSSGAEMNEPRCLFGSASLGEIAIVAGGCDSEGNILRSAELYDSETGTWVRLPNMSNPRKMCSGVFMDGKFYVIGGIGIGQGNSNLLCAEVYDLETMTWHEIPNMFPNFNLEAGAVEMPATAKAPPLVAVVRNELYAACYAEKEVKKYDKEKNSWGKVGSLPERAVSMNGWGLAFRACGDRLIVIGGPRSLGKGTIELNGWAPNDGESEWEILARKPLGSFVYNCTVMGC; this is encoded by the coding sequence ATGTTGGAAGGACCGTCGTATCTAGTTTCCATGGATTTACCTAGTTCATGTGAGCTTGAGAGGAAATGGATTTACAATACTTCATGTGTAATCGAGCTTTGTAATGGAAAGAGGACGAAGATTGATCAATCTGTTCAGAGACAGAAAACGAATCAATCGGCTGATCATCATCGTCATCAGTCGAATTCAGGAACACTAATCAATCAAATTGGCCGTGACATGTCGATTAACTGTCTCCTTCAATGCTCGAGATCGGATTACTCGTCAATTGCATCTTTAAACAGAGACTTTCGTGCACTAATTCGTAGTGGAGAATTATACAGGCTGAGACGAAAACTAGGTATTGTTGAACATTGGGTTTATTTCTCGTGTAACTTGCTGGAATGGGAAGCTTTTGATCCTATAAGCCGTAGATGGATGCATTTACCACGAATGACGTCGAATGAATGTTTTATGTGTTCTGATAAGGAATCATTGGCGGTTGGAAATGAACTTCTTGTGTTTGGAAAAGAGATTATGTCGCATGTTGTTTATAAATACAGCATATTGACAAACAGTTGGTCATCCGGTGCTGAAATGAACGAGCCAAGATGCTTATTTGGATCAGCTAGTTTGGGGGAAATCGCGATAGTAGCAGGGGGGTGTGATTCGGAAGGAAACATATTGAGGTCGGCCGAGCTTTATGATTCGGAAACAGGAACATGGGTTCGCCTGCCCAACATGTCAAACCCTAGAAAAATGTGTTCTGGAGTGTTTATGGATGGTAAATTCTATGTAATAGGTGGGATTGGAATTGGTCAAGGGAATTCGAATTTGCTTTGTGCAGAAGTTTATGATTTGGAGACTATGACTTGGCATGAAATTCCGAACATGTTTCCTAACTTTAATCTAGAAGCTGGGGCGGTTGAGATGCCGGCTACTGCGAAAGCGCCTCCTTTAGTGGCGGTTGTTAGAAATGAACTTTACGCGGCTTGTTATGCAGAGAAGGAAGTTAAGAAGTACGATAAGGAGAAGAATTCGTGGGGGAAAGTTGGTAGTTTGCCGGAGAGGGCGGTTTCGATGAACGGTTGGGGACTTGCGTTTAGGGCTTGCGGAGATAGGCTTATTGTTATCGGTGGACCGAGATCTTTAGGTAAAGGTACTATAGAGTTGAATGGTTGGGCACCAAATGATGGAGAAAGTGAATGGGAGATCTTAGCTAGAAAGCCTTTGGGAAGTTTTGTCTATAACTGTACTGTAATGGGTTGCTGA